A stretch of DNA from Bacteroidota bacterium:
ACTGCTTCAAAATCAGCAATCTCCTTTTCAAATTTTGAAAAATCAGTTTTTTCTCTTGTGAAAAAGAAATCTGCGAAGGATAAATAAAGAATTAAAACAAGAATAAGGGAAAGAAGAACAAAAACTCCGTTGCGTTCTCTGCGATTGAATGAGAAGTAATCACGAAGGAATTGCTTCATGGAAAATGTTTTGCCTCAACCCTAAAGGGAGAAAAACAATATCACCCTTTAGCCAGGGGTTACTTTTTATCTTTTCACATCATCATTCTCCGAATAGGAATCGGGTTCTTTCTTTGCGGGTGTCTTGAGCACCTTCCAGAAATAATAAAATGTGATGGCGGAAATGATTGCCTCGGTGGTAACCATCATTATGAGCGCTGATGTATTCATGATGTAAATCTTCCTTCTTTGATTCGTTTTTTATAAGCGACAAAAACAAGATAGGCAATTCCAAGCCAGATGGCAATCAACCCGATTCTCGAAATATTCACATACAAAAGTTGTGTTTGCAATTGTTCAATTACCGCAGGATCAGTGGCAGCGAGAATTTGTTTGTCTATATCTGCATTTTTTATTTTGTCCCATATTCCGGGCAAACTGGCGAAGAACACCCAGCCGAGAATCAACGGAGTAATAAACTTGATGATGTATCTGAAAATCACGGGCACTTTTATATCCGCGCCATCGGTAATTTCTTTCCATCCCTTGTCCATTCCGAAAACCCAGGCGAATAAAATTATTTCCACCAATGCGAACACAACAAGCGAAACAGTTCCCGCCCAATAATCATATTCGTCAAACACTCCATAATTAAAAAACAAAACGGTGGGCAAACCGAGGATGAGAACTATAAATCCGAACATCCATGCGGCATTATTTCGTTTCCATCCGAATTCATCTTCGAGAAAAGCCATTACGGGAGTTCCCATCGCAAGTGAAGAAGTTATTCCCGCAAAAAACAAAAGCCCGAACCAAAAGACTCCGCACACCACCGCCAGCACGCTTCCCCATTGTTCAAATAAGTATGGAAGCGTTTTGAATCCAAGTCCAAGTCCTCCGCTCTTTGTCATCTCCACTACTTTATCAATGCCGAGATAGCCCACTGAAATCGGAATGATGATGGCAGAACCGAGAACCACTTCTACAAATTCATTCATCCATCCCGCACTCATCGCGTTCAGCGCAATATCATCCTTGCTTTTTACATACGAGGCATAGCACTGGATTGAACCCATTCCCACAGAGAGTGTAAAAAATATTTGCCCGGCTGCAGCAAGCCAGACCTTCGGCTCAAAAATAGTGTTGAACTGCGGAGTCCACAAAAAACTTAATCCCAACGTGCCGGGATTCACGGCATTGTGTTCTCCTGCCTGAAGCGTGATTGCTTTGTAGGCGAGGAACGCACCGAAAATAATCAGCAACGGCATTCCGATTTTTGCCGCCTTCTCCACTCCACCGCTCAAGCCCTTTGAAAGAATCCATGTGTTCAGAAGAAGGCAGAGTATCCAGAAAATTATCGGCTCATAAGAAGTGAGTGAAATATAGTTTCCAAAAAAACCGGCAACTTCTTCAGATGATTTTCCCGCAAAATCCCTTGCAACCGAGTGCCAAACCCAGGATAACGTCCATGATTCGAGGTAACAATAATAAGCCGCCACCGCAACGTTGGTGAAAATTCCGAAAACGCCAACGTATTTCCAAAACTTGCGTTTGTCCATGGAATCAAGAATGAAAGGTGTGGAATGGTGTCCGAACTTGCCTCCGAATCTTCCCATTGACCATTCAACATACAACAGCGGAATGCCCATGAGCAAAAAGCAAACTAAATAAGGAATGATGAATGCTCCTCCTCCGTTTTGAATTGCCTGAACAGGAAAGCGGAGAAAGTTTCCGAGCCCCACTGCATTGCCAGCCATTGCCAAAACCAATCCAACCCGCGAACCCCATGCTTCTTTATTGCTCATTGCGAAATTATTTTTAGATAATTGCGAAGATATAGAAAGTTTGTCAGGGGCAAATAAATTTTACTGTTCTCCGTTTAATCGGTAAATTTGCTTCACCCCAATAGAAAAACCGTGTTAAGAAAGATATTATTTCCATTCGTCATTTGTCATTTGCCTGCCCGACATCTATTCTTGATATTAATAATGATTGGCGGGTCGTTAGTTATTTGCCGAAGCCAGCCCGTTGCTTCGCCTGATTTGAAGTGCCTTGCTGTTAATGCTCCTTCAGGAAATGTAACATTGTCTTGGGTAATACCACCTGACCCCGGTTCTCAATTTGTCGCTTACCATATCTTTTCTTCCCTTTCTTTGCCAGGTCCATTTGCGCAAATTGCCACTATCACACCTTACAGTCAAAATTTTTACAATGACCCAATTGCTAATGCAAACTCAAATCCTGTTTACTATTATATTATTACCGAGTCACTCGGAAGTATTTTTTCTGTTCCAAAAGATACTTTATCCACAATTTATTTGAATGTAACAAATTTCAGTATAGATATCGCAAATCTCAATTGGAACGAGCTTGCCACACCCAATATTTCTTCTTCACTCAAATGGTACAGAGTTTACAGGAAATACCCTGCCGGTGCTTGGATTCTTCGTGACAGCACTCAGAATCTTTTTTACAAAGATACTTTGAGAGTTTTATGTGCTTATTCTTATGTGAATTACAAAGTAGAAATTTCTGACTCGGTGGGTTGCACTTCCACTTCTAATATTGACAGCAGCCAATTTCAAGACCAAACTCCTCCCACCCTTGTTCCCATTGATACAGTAAGCGTTGACTTTTCAAGCAGCAAAGCAACCATCAGTTGGTATCAATCTCCATCACCTGATGCGGAATCAGTTGTGATATATAAAGGAACTTGGTCTCCTATTGATACTGTGCCTGTGCTGCCTGCCTTTTACACCTATACTGCCTCCGTTGCCGGAACTGTTTCGGAATATTATCGTGTTGCATTTCTTGATTCCTGCGGAAATATTTCTCCCATGGGAATTGAGCATCAAACAATTTATCTCTCCGCAACGTTTGATATTTGCGCCACCACCGCATCGCTTGTGTGGAATCAGTATATTAATATGATTCCTGCCGTGAATCAATATCAAATTTTCAGAAGTGTGAACGGACCTCCTTTCACTTTGCTTGCTACCAACTCTGCTTCTGATACCGATTATATGGATACCGGACTCGCGCTGGGAAATTCTTATTGCTATTTCATCCGCGCAACTAATAATGGAAGTCCTGCAAAAACATCTACATCCAACAAAGCGTGCTTCAACGCAACTGTTTTATCTCCCCCCACCTATCACTACAACCGCTATGCAACAGTTGTCTCCGATAAACAAATTGACATCAAAGCGCATGTTGATCCCACTGCAACAAGCGTTAAAAAGTACAACATTCAGCGGGCTATTAACGGAAGCGGAAGTTTCACCACCATTGCCACCCCCGCTCCTGCCGGAACTGTTCTTATGTATACAGATAACGGAGTAAATACCGGAGCGAACAGTTATATATATAAGGTAGATGCTATGGATTCCTGCGCACATGTAATTACTTCATCCAACATTGATACAACTATGTTGCTCACCGCTTCTGTTGCTCCGAACCTTGATGTTACTCTCTCGTGGAACGATTACGGAAGTTTTCTTGGAGGAGTTGACCACTATGATATTTACCGCTCGGTGGATGGAGTGTGGAATACTTCTCCTATAGGAACTGTTACCCCTACCGGAAGCGGAGAAACTTTTACCGATGATGTTTCTCCATTTTTCACCAGCAAAGGAATTTTTTCTTATAAAGTAGTTGCCATTGAAGGAGCAGGAAACCCATTCTTCTTTGCAGATTCCAGCACGTCAAACATCGCAAAGGTTTATGAGTATCCGAAAATTTATGTGCCGAATGCTTTCACTCCTAACGGAGATAATATGAATGATATTT
This window harbors:
- a CDS encoding gliding motility-associated C-terminal domain-containing protein, translating into MIGGSLVICRSQPVASPDLKCLAVNAPSGNVTLSWVIPPDPGSQFVAYHIFSSLSLPGPFAQIATITPYSQNFYNDPIANANSNPVYYYIITESLGSIFSVPKDTLSTIYLNVTNFSIDIANLNWNELATPNISSSLKWYRVYRKYPAGAWILRDSTQNLFYKDTLRVLCAYSYVNYKVEISDSVGCTSTSNIDSSQFQDQTPPTLVPIDTVSVDFSSSKATISWYQSPSPDAESVVIYKGTWSPIDTVPVLPAFYTYTASVAGTVSEYYRVAFLDSCGNISPMGIEHQTIYLSATFDICATTASLVWNQYINMIPAVNQYQIFRSVNGPPFTLLATNSASDTDYMDTGLALGNSYCYFIRATNNGSPAKTSTSNKACFNATVLSPPTYHYNRYATVVSDKQIDIKAHVDPTATSVKKYNIQRAINGSGSFTTIATPAPAGTVLMYTDNGVNTGANSYIYKVDAMDSCAHVITSSNIDTTMLLTASVAPNLDVTLSWNDYGSFLGGVDHYDIYRSVDGVWNTSPIGTVTPTGSGETFTDDVSPFFTSKGIFSYKVVAIEGAGNPFFFADSSTSNIAKVYEYPKIYVPNAFTPNGDNMNDIFIPVIGFIEPAEYSLRIFDNTGTPVMITNNPAEGWDGKKKGHPCQEGVYMYLIQCKASNGDDSKISGTVSLFK
- a CDS encoding sodium-dependent transporter, with amino-acid sequence MSNKEAWGSRVGLVLAMAGNAVGLGNFLRFPVQAIQNGGGAFIIPYLVCFLLMGIPLLYVEWSMGRFGGKFGHHSTPFILDSMDKRKFWKYVGVFGIFTNVAVAAYYCYLESWTLSWVWHSVARDFAGKSSEEVAGFFGNYISLTSYEPIIFWILCLLLNTWILSKGLSGGVEKAAKIGMPLLIIFGAFLAYKAITLQAGEHNAVNPGTLGLSFLWTPQFNTIFEPKVWLAAAGQIFFTLSVGMGSIQCYASYVKSKDDIALNAMSAGWMNEFVEVVLGSAIIIPISVGYLGIDKVVEMTKSGGLGLGFKTLPYLFEQWGSVLAVVCGVFWFGLLFFAGITSSLAMGTPVMAFLEDEFGWKRNNAAWMFGFIVLILGLPTVLFFNYGVFDEYDYWAGTVSLVVFALVEIILFAWVFGMDKGWKEITDGADIKVPVIFRYIIKFITPLILGWVFFASLPGIWDKIKNADIDKQILAATDPAVIEQLQTQLLYVNISRIGLIAIWLGIAYLVFVAYKKRIKEGRFTS